In Cuculus canorus isolate bCucCan1 chromosome 8, bCucCan1.pri, whole genome shotgun sequence, a single genomic region encodes these proteins:
- the LOC104054754 gene encoding regulator of G-protein signaling 1 isoform X3 — translation MDFGADIKNYLRCMVPHIESGIKTSNSRNIMLSAEEVLQWSQSLEKLLANQSGQGVFREFLKSEFSEENIEFWLACEDYKKTKSDHLHGKAERIYEEFVQSDAIKQINIGYQMREATAKRAQDPTYTSFDEAQKTVYILMERDSYPRFLKSKAYLNLLNELQTSTSKGSV, via the exons ATGGACTT tggtGCAGATatcaaaaattatttgagatGCATGGTACCGCATATCGAATCTGGGATCAAGACTTCTAACTCCAGAAATATCAT GCTTTCTGCAGAGGAAGTGTTACAGTGGTCCCAGTCTTTGGAAAAGCTTTTGGCCAACCAAA GTGGTCAAGGTGTCTTTCGGGAGTTCCTGAAGTCAGAGTTCAGTGAGGAAAACATTGAGTTCTGGTTGGCTTGTGAGGATTACAAGAAAACCAAGTCTGATCACTTACATGGCAAAGCAGAGAGGATTTATGAGGAGTTTGTTCAGTCAGATGCTATTAAACAG ATCAACATTGGCTATCAGATGAGAGAAGCAACAGCCAAACGGGCTCAAGATCCAACATACACAAGTTTTGATGAAGCCCAGAAAACTGTGTACATCCTCATGGAAAGGGATTCATACCCCAGGTTTTTGAAATCCAAAGCCTACCTGAACCTTTTGAATGAGCTGCAAACCAGCACTTCAAAAGGAAGTGTCTGA
- the LOC104054754 gene encoding regulator of G-protein signaling 1 isoform X2 — protein MAIEYSGADIKNYLRCMVPHIESGIKTSNSRNIMLSAEEVLQWSQSLEKLLANQSGQGVFREFLKSEFSEENIEFWLACEDYKKTKSDHLHGKAERIYEEFVQSDAIKQINIGYQMREATAKRAQDPTYTSFDEAQKTVYILMERDSYPRFLKSKAYLNLLNELQTSTSKGSV, from the exons tggtGCAGATatcaaaaattatttgagatGCATGGTACCGCATATCGAATCTGGGATCAAGACTTCTAACTCCAGAAATATCAT GCTTTCTGCAGAGGAAGTGTTACAGTGGTCCCAGTCTTTGGAAAAGCTTTTGGCCAACCAAA GTGGTCAAGGTGTCTTTCGGGAGTTCCTGAAGTCAGAGTTCAGTGAGGAAAACATTGAGTTCTGGTTGGCTTGTGAGGATTACAAGAAAACCAAGTCTGATCACTTACATGGCAAAGCAGAGAGGATTTATGAGGAGTTTGTTCAGTCAGATGCTATTAAACAG ATCAACATTGGCTATCAGATGAGAGAAGCAACAGCCAAACGGGCTCAAGATCCAACATACACAAGTTTTGATGAAGCCCAGAAAACTGTGTACATCCTCATGGAAAGGGATTCATACCCCAGGTTTTTGAAATCCAAAGCCTACCTGAACCTTTTGAATGAGCTGCAAACCAGCACTTCAAAAGGAAGTGTCTGA
- the LOC104054754 gene encoding regulator of G-protein signaling 1 isoform X1, with amino-acid sequence MPGFFFPHNNMTELNEKGDCKLAEGKIHKKKQKAFGADIKNYLRCMVPHIESGIKTSNSRNIMLSAEEVLQWSQSLEKLLANQSGQGVFREFLKSEFSEENIEFWLACEDYKKTKSDHLHGKAERIYEEFVQSDAIKQINIGYQMREATAKRAQDPTYTSFDEAQKTVYILMERDSYPRFLKSKAYLNLLNELQTSTSKGSV; translated from the exons AtgccaggatttttttttcctcacaacaACATGactgaattaaatgaaaaaggcGACTGCAAGCTTGCAGAAGGCAAAATccataaaaagaagcaaaaggctTT tggtGCAGATatcaaaaattatttgagatGCATGGTACCGCATATCGAATCTGGGATCAAGACTTCTAACTCCAGAAATATCAT GCTTTCTGCAGAGGAAGTGTTACAGTGGTCCCAGTCTTTGGAAAAGCTTTTGGCCAACCAAA GTGGTCAAGGTGTCTTTCGGGAGTTCCTGAAGTCAGAGTTCAGTGAGGAAAACATTGAGTTCTGGTTGGCTTGTGAGGATTACAAGAAAACCAAGTCTGATCACTTACATGGCAAAGCAGAGAGGATTTATGAGGAGTTTGTTCAGTCAGATGCTATTAAACAG ATCAACATTGGCTATCAGATGAGAGAAGCAACAGCCAAACGGGCTCAAGATCCAACATACACAAGTTTTGATGAAGCCCAGAAAACTGTGTACATCCTCATGGAAAGGGATTCATACCCCAGGTTTTTGAAATCCAAAGCCTACCTGAACCTTTTGAATGAGCTGCAAACCAGCACTTCAAAAGGAAGTGTCTGA